Sequence from the Phragmites australis chromosome 6, lpPhrAust1.1, whole genome shotgun sequence genome:
atttattttctctcatcttcaacagcttctcttcgagagtaatcgtgaaggaaaaggagagataatcccgtcctGGAGGGAATGATCTTGAGAATTCCTTCGTGATGGaaatcgtgaaggaaaaccgttggagcattgaagggaacgaaaatcccgtcgtgaagagattctggaccctgaaggaaaaccgttgaagATGttcttaggccctgtttggggaGCTGGAGATTGTCCAGAACCTGCTATATGAGAGTCTAGCTAGCTGATCTAAGCACTGGTATGAGAGGATTGTTTGGCAACCTAGTTTTTGGGTGCTCTTGTACGAGAGACCTGTTTGACAACCTAGTTTTTGGATGCTTGGTTGGTGGCCTGAGTTGGAGATGAAGGGTAAAATGCCCGAAATACCAGGTGGGGAAATGAAGGCCTGATTGTGTGCACAGTTTTGGTTAATACTAATTTTGTTTTATCGTAAAAGTTTGAAATTTCAAATTGAAATGTAGGATCAAAATATTACTATTACTCCATATAATTGTCAAGATTGGTATGCGTTCACCAAGCATATATAAAAAGTTAACCTCATCCCAACATGTGTTTATTCAGCATATACAAAAGATCAACTTGAAGCTAACACGGGGTTTCATCAATAACACACTAAAATAAATAGTGTTTCAATCCTATTTTCATTTACCCCTATCTGTCATCAATGAGTTCGCAATAAAATCACGAAATGCATATGTCGCCATCATCTAACGCCACACCGTTGTGATCACTACCTCATAATGAATCAACTGGTGGGATATGTTCTTCATCGTCATCACACATCTGAAATAGCTGATCACTTAAAGCACTATCGAGAATGAAGTTATAAAGTGCCATGTAGAGAATacgttatgatttttttttattgcttaCATGTCCATACATGGTGCATACAGCCAATCCATATGTACACCGTGCTTGAACAAATTTCAGTATTCAGTAAACAAGGAACATGAAGGCAAAAAATAATCAGAACAACGAATTAACCAAACGCATGGCATTTTTCTCAAATCATTTCGTGTGCAGATCCCTACCAACATCTCATAGATGGAAAAAACCACACATGCCATTTTCTCAAATCTAGACTGCTCTACAACGGACGAGAGGTGGGGAGGAGTTGCAGAGGAGCAACGCGTCGGGGAAGGGGAGGGTCGGAGCACAAGGAGATGATCTGGATATGAGTGGGGCTGATGCGGGGAGGGATCTTAAAATTTTTCGTTTTTTATCATTGCacaagtaattatttgagttgaaatttgATGATATCATCATCTAcaccatataattttttatgactatttcgatagtgtttcgaattttgagagtattagaacataatatttttttatttttaaacctgtTGTTATTTCAACGGAAGACAAAAGTCTAGATCtgaaatttttcaaaaatgatatatatatatatatatttacaaatttttatttaaaatataaaaataaaaaagctcctGCTACCAGCTCCCTAGACTGGGCCTTAGTCACTTCACCTGGCCCATGAACACGGCTCCTCACATGGCCCTCTTTACAGCCCATTCTGGTTGGTGCTGCCACTGGAAGAACTCAATAAGACAAGGAACGACCAGGTTCCATTTGCCATTGCTCTTTCAACAATGTTTTCAATCACACTTTTAAAGTTCACTATACTCTTGCAAAATTTTGGAATGTATGTCAAAAACTTTGAAATCTTCTTTTTAAGATATGCTTGCTATCCTGATGTTATAGGGGAACTACACGATCTTGTAATAAGAAGATAAAACCACCCAAGTTCAAGCCAATGAGGACTAGAATCTCGGTGGTAGAGGACCCGGTTCCTAATTGGTTACGGTTTTTAACTGTTAGTCACTCGAATATATTACATTAATAGCATGTCGCAGCTCAAATCGGAATAAACACAGTTGGCAGTCGCGTGCTAATTTAGTAAATATGgtatttacaaaaataattgAATTTCTTATTTACCAACATTGACCGCAATCTAATTTGCTTTTCTATTTATTGTCAtcggaccaaaatgtaattcgGCAAATATGTTTTTTAAAGTCAAAGTGAATTGTGTATATCTTTCCTGAGGTGAATTGATCGGTGCATACAAGTCAATGAATATCAAGAATATGAAGTAAGAATACAGAATGAGAACACCTAATTGCACACCAGATATGAAGTTTGGAACTCGCAAGTACACGCCGCGCGCCGGCTCCGCGTAAAATGTTACATGTGAAGATGAACGGGAAAAAAACACGGAGGCGGGCGGGCAGCACAAAGAAACAGTCAATCAGATCCGCGTAACTACGGCGTCAACTGTAGAAACACCGGTCGTCCCATCCCGGCGCCGCCGCGTACCCACATCCCACACcgtacggcggcggcggcgctggcggatAACAGCTCACCGCAGCAAGGCCCACCGCGGGGTACAATGAGCTGGCCGGCTCCCCTGCCGCCGGGTACACGCCGCAGGCCGACGTCTCTTGTGACGGCGAGTAGACCGCAACCGGCTCCACTGGAGTcgccggcggtggaggagggtagTACTGCATGCCCGCTACCGTGATAGTTTCAGACGACGTCACCGGCGGGTAAATGGGTATGTGTTCCGTCAGCGGCCACTCTATCGCCGGGTACAGCCGTGGCGCCGCCGCTGTCGTGGGCGGTGGGAGCGCGACGGCACTGGGCGCGGTGGGGCAGGGTGGCGCGACGGGCTCGCCGTCGCTGCTGTGGTCGTCGTCGTTGTTTCTTTCGTGGAAGGCGTATGAGAAGGAGATCACGCCGTTGGGCTGCCTGCCGTCGGGGCCCGCCAGCTGGTACGACACGCGCCGCGTCCGCCCGTCGGCGACGAGGTCGGGGACCGGCACGGCGGCGGACGCGGCGAGCACGTTGCCGAGGACGGCCACCTCGGCCTTGAGCTCGAACCGCACAAGCAggacgtcgccgccgccgctgccgctgttGTCATCGCCTGATCTGTCCTTCTTCTCGCTTGCTTCCAGCTCCGGGGCCGGCGGCGAGGCGTCGGGGAGGTACAGCCGCAGGGGCGCGTCCCACTCGGGGTTCTCCCCGCCGGCGCGGTCTGTGGGCGTCTTCACTCGATGGGGCCGGCGGTGACCGCGGACGTTCTTGGCTGACGACGAGGTAACAAAGATGGACGCGTAGAGGCACGGCGTGTGGAACGGGAGCGTCGACCTGACGCCGCGGCACGACACCCACGAGATGTCGATCGCCGCCGGCTCCGGCCGCCGGCGCAGACGGTCCATTGCAAACCTGCAGACTCGCAGCGCAAGAAAGCAAGCAAGCGAGAGCCGAGACGACGCCGAGCTAGGAATGGTGCACTAATGTGCGATGAGACGAGAAGGGGGAAGTGGTCAGCTGGGAGGTTAAGGAGGTGGTAGACTGGTAGACACGATGACCCGAAGTCTTCGAGGGAAGGGCGACCGCATTTGCTCCAGACGGGACGGGCCATCAGCAGCCCAACGAACCAGCGCCATGATTTGGTAAGCTCTGACCCACAGCGCCAGGGAGGTTACACGGCAACTTCTCCTCGGCTCGCGCCTGTCAGAAAGATACGTGTTCTCGCCCTCGAGGACCACTGAATTATTGCTTGCAAGAAAAATCTGGTAACGGATCAGGCAACCCGATTCAGGTCTCGGATCGGATCACATCTGCTTCGCTCTCACCCGTCCCGCTGCCATCCCTACTGGAACCTGGCTCAAACTTCGCCTGCTTCCCTCATTGCGGGATATGACAGCGAAAGATTAGAAGCTGATCACAAGCACACTGAAATAGCTGAGCAAATGGAAGGTGAACCGAACCGCTTGAGGTTTATTCTAAACGCGTGGTTATACAAGTAGTGTAGGCAGCTGTTTCCAAGAATTACAACCTGAGTGTGGGCAGTGTTTGGAGGAAATGCGTTGAACTATTACACTCATGTCACAGCCAAGTATGACGTAGAACAAACAATTGCCTCCGGATGCAACAAAAACTTTACTGGCATCCGCTTGGCAACAGCAAAAGTAAAGATCTGTGCTGTATATCTATGGATCATCATCAGCTATAGACTGTTCCAGTCCGTTGTTCGTAAGGGTACATACTTTGATCGGTCATTTCCTCTAAAGCCAGTTGTCCTTGACGACACCATAGGCATTGCCAGCACCGAAGAAGCGCTTATGGTCTCCTCCCCAAGGCCAAGTAACATGGAGCACGCAGACTGCAAATAAGATCACATGAGAGAGGCGGATCAGTAACAGATCAATTACAGAATCAGGTCTAAAAAGAAAACCAATCACCTTTGCTTTCGACAATACAtgttttacttttatttttacAGAAGCTACAAAGGAGTTAGTATCATCTACTTCTGTCTCCTCCATCTGCATCTTTCCAATTCTGCGATGTCCAAGTTATAGGTTAAACCATTAAATTCACTTGAAGATACTAGTGATTTACTGAAAATGCAAAATGCCACCGGAGCAAAAGATGAAACTTTCTACAAGCTCGTGGAAAGTAACCTGTTCGTATCAATCACAGGGTCCTGGGTAGCGCTCGAACCATCTTTGGTGTCAGGTGCTGCGAATTGACCAAAAGTCAAAATCATTTATGTTTGTTTAAAAGCACATGAAAATCAACCTTTTACCAACCTTTACTGTCATCAGGTGCTAGCAAGGAGATCCCTATAAAGACAAATGTCATGCCCAATACAAACATTACTATCCTGAGTGTATCAAATACCTGACAGAGGAAAACAAAAACTCAGTTTCTACTTGAGCAACACAAGATTCACATTGATATCACGAACATTCACAAAGAGGAACTCACTTGATATTCTTGAAAGTAAACAAATCCTGTAAAAATAGAGAAGAAGGTCCATGCAATTTGAAACATTGGAACAATCAATATTGCATCAAATAGAGACAGCCCTTCATTCAATCTTGCCATCTGTGACAGAGGAGTTGAATTAGATAACAGCATaaaagaacaatagcatgtacTCTAGCCTTAGGAACAATACATTAGGTTAGCGCCTGCTATAGGCCATACCCAAAATCCAGCAGTACACAGAAACAGCAGAAGTATCGAGTATGTGAACCAGCTATGGAACTGGTATCTGCTGCTCATGGTCAGCCTCAGCATGTTAGACCTGGACAGGAAACAAAAAGGAAGGGGGAACAGCACATGGTAGTCAGAACCAAATAAATCAGAAAGAATCAGCATTTCTATATGCATGGATCTTGATCAAATACAATATGACCTACAGTGATTTTGCAAACAAGACTGAGCAAGATCCTACAGCACCAGATACAACAGCGTAAGAAAATGGCAGCATTGTTCGCCAATACGTGCCAGTGTCCTTTGAACTATTTGAAATAATATTCTCTCCACTCCTGCAACAAAGTTTTTAaactggtgaggaagagcatgacCCAGTTTCTCAAGAGACTAGGTTATATTTGCAAGGTCTCACCTATAGAGATAATGGTTGAATGCAACCACAAAGACCAATGACATGCAATAGAGAACAAACACCAAATTACTGTATTTTGCGATCAGCTGCTCCGGCGTGTAAACTGCCAACATGATTTTAGCATCAGTAAATTTACTTTGGAACCTAGAAAATGGGAAGTCGTAGGCTTACAGCTCTACAATGTAAAATATGCTGCAGTTAAGTTTTATTGTTTCCCTTACAGGGTGATGATGTTAGAGTCAGTATGGAAACAATAAAAACAAGCATAagtaatcaaaatttaaattaacCTTACTGAAGGACTATATATAGCAGAAATGGTGTATGGAACAACCCATACCAGGTGATTGATGGTTGCCGAAGGAAACTAAGAATATGTTGCCAAAGACGATAAAAGTTGTGGCTACCATGACTCTGAAAAGCAGAGCAAAATCTTCATTAATCTCATGGTTCTATGTATTGACTGTAACTTTTATTCCAGTTCCCAGCCAGTGAGAAACATACATACTTCACTGAAATAGTCTTGTTCAATACAAAATAGGCAAATGCAATATTGGACACAAACTGAATTGACCCGAGAGCTGCGAGAAGTGACTGCAATAAAATTAAGCAAACCATCAATCTCCTCAAAAAATCACCAGACTGGAAACAGGAAAGAAAATATAATCCGATGATATTATTAGTTCTAAGCAAGAAGCAAGCAGAGGTGGAAACTGTAGGGGCATGAGCATCTGTTATGTTTTTACCTggagaacaaaaggaaaataaaaaatgggCTACACCTACATTGTCAAGAGAACGGGGTTCAAATCTACAATCTCTATAAGAGCTTTATTCTTGACATGTCTACACACAATTGCTCATGACTTTTCTCATATATATCATCATTacatttgcatgttaaactgaATTTGCTTTTGAGGAAATCGTAACCAACCTGTGCAGCATATGCAAAGGACATGAAGTTGAGGCAGTTCCCAATAGCAAAAAAGAGTATACCTGAATGCAGATTTAACAATAAAGATTTCAAGTATAACAAAAACATTAGAATTAGTAAATAAGCTCTATCAGACAGGACTACCTATTCTCCAAGTCTGGAAATGCATAACAGATTTTGGAACGAATTTGACATTGCCTTCACTGTTGTTAATTGCTGAAAGCTTTTCTCTCTGCCAAATAATACGAACAGAATATGAATTGTTTCAAAGGAAGCCCGGCACAGAGGTAAAACAATGAGAAAATTTGTTCTGACAAATAAAACAGAACCTTTCATTCCGCCAAGTAAAACAACAGAATCTTCACATATATCACTACAATCGTATTTATTTCAAAGGATATTCTGCGTATATGTAAACAGTATGCTCAAATAACACAGCAAAGACTAGCTGCGAAGTTACCTTAAATTGACCTGGGGAGTCAAGCTATATTTGCTAAGTTTGTCTTATAGTTTCTCATCAAATGCACAATTTATTGCTGACAACATGCTCAAGTGTATTCGGAGTAGCTCACTAGCCAACATAGTTATTAAGGCGTTGATTAAGGTGTCAGGGCGCTCGGTGGTAGTCGCCGCAGCTGTCGCCTTGCCTCGTATGGCGTCACCTAGGCGTCGCATTATCGTGATCCGACACAATAAGGAGGGAGGCGGACGCCGCAAGGTCGAGCAAAACCAGGAGCTCACGCGAAGCAAGAAAACTAGTAGCACGCGTGCGGAAAAGGTAACAcgccgagggggggggggaagaggCGCGGGACCAGACCTGAGAGAACTCCAGAGCAGGGTGCGCCGCCATCTCTCAAGCCCAGAATCAGATCCGCCGATGTCCGCCTCCCGCCGCATCTACTGCTCCAGTCCAGCTCCAGCACATACGTCGTCGCCGCTGCCTCCCCAGTGACCAGTCCCCACCCCATCCCCACCTCCACCGTCGTTGCCTCCTGCCATCCGCCGTCGTTGCCTCCTGTCGTCCGCCAGTCCCCTATCGTCCGCCGTTCCCCCACCCACTCCGCCGGGTCTCTGCTCCCCTACAATGGCTCATGGAGCCATGGACTCTGCACTTCCGCAGACCGCAGCGGCGCCGGGGCAGCTCGTCGACTCCTCCGCAGCTCTGCTCTGTGTCAACTCCTCACAGTTACTAACTTGGTCGGCCGGCTCTATGCAGTTGTATACTTGTATAGTTGTGTAGTTGTTCTGCTCTGCCGGCCCTGGTAATGCTTTGCTCTGTGTAGTTGATTGTTGAATGTTGATAGCTAGTTGATAGTTGTGCTTGTACATTTATGTGAAGTGAGTATCGCGTCGCCTTGCCTCACGCCATACTCGCCTAAAAGGTGTGAAGGTGGTCAGGCGCCTCGTCTCGCCTTACCGCCGTAATAACTATGCTAGCCAATTATGATCCGAATTTATTAATACATCATTTTCTCATGAAAGCTATAGAGGAAATGGCTACAACCTACAGGTCATCTGGTAACCCAAAAATATGTTACTAGGGTTCAgttttttggggaaaaaaagaGTTTATACCAAGGGTGTTTTCGCCCTCAGCTGACCCAGCGGATCAAACCCAGGCAACCGCATATGCATCCCCCTAAGCTTCCCAGAGGGAACATGTAAATCCGGTAAATTAAAAGTAAGAACTAGAAGCCCAATTTAGAGACATGTAGTATCCACCTGATCATGGCCCAATTTCAGAAGGTTGGTACCGAAGTTTATGGCAACACTCCCCACAATGTTTATCAACGCCCCAATAACCCAGTCACCCATGAGTCAAGCGTACAGGTATCTCCTACAGATATATGGCATACTTCTTCAACAAGCCCCCTGTACAACAGCTCATTGCTGAGAAACCACTTCAAACACTTGAGctgtttctttctctcccttttttctttttgtgtggGTGTGTTGACCCCAATAGTCTGTCAAACCTCTCCAAGAAACAGTGTGGTGCTCAGCCTGCAAGAAGGGCATAAATGATATATCAGACACACATACTCTGGATGACAACCATTTAAGGAGAGAATCATGTGAGGAAACATTCAAAGAGAGAGGGCAACATTTGACAAGGCATTCAAAGAGAACCTAGCACCCCGGTGGAAGTGGTGCATGCCGATCATGAGGCTACAACCTTACCACTTGGGCATAGAACCTTCCACCGAACATTACTGGAGAGGTAAACTAATATTGTGTTTAACAATGACATGCTACACTAAGCCATTCACCTTTTCACAACTCaatcttatattattttttttgtgtgtgtttccCTAATTGTCAGATGGAAACAACCTAAAATCCCAGCAATCATTTGATCAATTAATCACCAAACCGGCGCCTACCCACGATCCTAAAGCAATCACGGCGCGAACCAAAACAATTTGAGCAGAATAAACAAGCAACTGGATTGGCCAGCACCGTCAGAACGGAACCACAAATGCGGCAGATCTCAATCCCAAAAGGATCAACGGTGCGAAATCCGCAAAAGGAAACCAACCCGCGCCACGGCATTTCCGGCCCAGATCTAGCGAGCCGAACGACGACACACGCCAGAAACAGATTCGGCTTTCGAGAAGTAAATGCGTACAGCCAGGGAAGCAACATTCACAAAAGTAACAATAGTAACTGGGGGTGCACGCGGACGATCAAACGATTTTGAACCTCCGAGCAATTCGGCAACGGGTTTCAAGTCGGTGCGCGGCGCGCATTTCCTACGGATTTTAGGGGAGGAAAAACTCTCGAAATGGATTTCGCAAACTCACCGCCAGTCTCACCGCGTGCTTCTCAATCCTTGAAGGGTCTCCGCTTCCCGCCCGCTGCAGGGCCAGGGCACAACGGCGCCCCCACGCGGCGCAACGGTCGGATCCGCGCGCGGCGAGATTCGCCGGACGCGTGcggcgcgggaggaggagggcaggcgGGGCTCGGCCCGGCGGCAGCGACGGCTGAGGCCAGGGGACGGGTTGCTCGGCCGCGACGGCCAAGGCGAGGTGAGGCGACGAGCGAAGCTGCGGTGTGTGGTGGTGGAGGCCGACGAGGAGAGCAGGGGgtcgagaggaagaaagaggtgGTGGGCACGTCAAGATTCGCTCTACCCGTCAGATCCCGATCGTGCGGGTCGCGGGGACGGAGCGATCTGGGCAGGTGCGGTGGGATCGGAGGGGGACAGCCGGGCGGACAGGCTGCTGCTGGTCCTCtcgcttttccttttctctcgTGCGCTTCTTGCTTCTTTTGATGGAGTAGCAGTGCTGTAATCTTTTCTGGTGCATGTGGTTTTGCTTCGTGTGCAATTTTTTTGCCAGCTTTGAGGGGCAATTAAGCTAATGGAGGTTCAGCTTTCTACGTAGTACTTTTAAATGTTATTTGAATTATAGTTTAAGACAATCTTGCCACTTTCAAGGGCACTTTTTAAAAAAACGGCGATGGTTGCTATTCAAGGATTTTTGACAGATTATGCCAGCGTGATAATTAGTCAGGAGGGAAATGATAAGTACGGATATAAGTTTATGGAAAAAAACTTATTTGTTTCGAATATTAGATTCGCATAGAACGTTGTCAAGAATTCCATCAGTCTGTATGGGACTGTTGCGCTCCGATTAGGCTACACAttattatcatttcatgtggggTTATCGCTTGAGGAATGAAATATGTTAGTCCGTCATCAGCTCATTCTttattttctgaaaaaaaaaatgaaatctcATTCCTATTTGGCATAAAGTAAGAAATAGTGGTGGCCCTCGAGAAGGTGCCGGTACTGGTCCACTTTTAGATCTAATAAATTTAAAAGTTttctcaaataattttttagatagAATTTATTCCTAAGTGGTTAGGTTTCCTTATATCGGTGATGGCGATATGGTGACTTCATGGGCAGATACAGAGTGACACCTGATAACCCTTTTTGCATGTgaaaatcagaagaaaaaaatggcaCCCACAGGAATGGAACACGCAACCTTCCACTTTGAAGCTAGGTGTGCTACCATGGCGCCATAGATGCTATATGATATTAgattaaacaaattatatatgtttaaAAAAACTTAAACAGATCGTGCTATGCCGGGTCAACGTGCCGTGGCTTTAGCCCAGACACGACCCGCTTAGCTGTGATGTGCCAGTTTGGCCCGTTCCCTATTTTCGGTGTGCCGTGGCTTCATGCCATGCCCAGGCTAGGCCAAAAATGCCACGCCTCGCGCCAGCCTATTTGGCCCAATTCAGTTGGATAGCTTTAGGCAAATATATGTTTGTCCCTTCTTCAGCAATGGTGACACCCATTCCAAGGCTTCGTTTTGGaggttagttttttttttatagttcgCCCGGGCTAGGCCAAAAAATGCCACGCCTCGCGCCAACCTATTTGGCCCAATTCAGTTGGATAGCTTTAGGCAAATATATGTTTGTCCCTTCTTCAGCAATGGTGACACCCATTCCAAGGCTTCATTTTGGAGGTTAGTTTTTTTATAGTTCCATGCATTTGATTTGGATATCTATATCTTCCTCTGTAGTTGGTTTGTTTATCGGATCATCGGTTGTGCTAGCAGTTGCGATCTCTACTTCCGAGCTTTTGCTCTTGGTATTCCTAAGGGTGATGGTGGTCGATCTATTTTCCTCAACCAATCCCGACGAGGTGATCGTCGATGAGCTTTCAAAGTATAAgaatcagtgacgtcctaagaggagggtgaattaagacacttggAACTATTTTAACTTCAAAAATagcataagataaatctatatcaatttatatctaaaggtactctagatttatctagtgtgtcttctctgccgatcaaagcgcttgcaaattatctaaaaaggtaaattgcaagtaagtaaatacggaaatgtaaataaggtagagagagcaaaatcgatataaggattttttttcttatggtatcgatggcatgaatgccaccacTAGTCTACGTTGGAACTCCATAAAGTATATGCACCTAGTCGGCACccagtcacgactcttgagccattgagtcacaaagacaaggtctccaccccgatgagccaccaaagtaATTTCTCATCACTAGCCTTTCTCCCGGTTCCTTGCCGctatgatcacttcgaagcttgagccaccaaagcatgggtcttcgcgtccccgtacacactTCTCGTCGccgttccacaccaagtcggatggtcaacaagcttgaacaACTCCGACTCaagttgccggcgagtcaccaagactctaaggcgccgGCATACCAAAAGTTAAaagtttggatcactcctttatCCATTCTCTAGGCaataatcacctagcaacacactctctaagcctataagcactaatcactctctaattttgtgcttaatttgtcttggatgatcactttaagcactttggtgccttggatgtcttctcaagtgtatatgaacttttTTGAACTCCAGCTGCCTCAAATGattgagtagaggggtatttatagtctcaaacctgcGCACTAGTCATTAACCCAATAGCTCAGAAAAATTGCTAACAccgtactattattctcaccggattatccgatgagtacactctcacaaactagccattgaaacccccactcaagcctctatgaacaccggattatcctgtgatgactcactgaacactggataaatgcaccggattatcctatgtgcatatgttcattttagagttttttgGAAATAATAGTCTAGTGTGCTCATTTTGtgaataccggatcatccggtgaggcaaaagactcCGCTTCAaactttttgtgaacaccagactgtttttcattgttctcactggattatcctatgtagcaccagactaattttgatgtgagcacTGAATTATCCGGTCAGATAAATTTCAGCAAACAACGCTATGTATTTTGGATATAACTTTTCGCTTTgaactccaattttgatgatcttagaCTCTATAAAAAGCTTGTAAAGAGctttacaatattatatagaaatccatcctatttaatcacatcaaaatttatggaacaaatccaatttatttctctctttgttccgatttcgatgacttcttca
This genomic interval carries:
- the LOC133922072 gene encoding actin cytoskeleton-regulatory complex protein pan-1-like, which encodes MDRLRRRPEPAAIDISWVSCRGVRSTLPFHTPCLYASIFVTSSSAKNVRGHRRPHRVKTPTDRAGGENPEWDAPLRLYLPDASPPAPELEASEKKDRSGDDNSGSGGGDVLLVRFELKAEVAVLGNVLAASAAVPVPDLVADGRTRRVSYQLAGPDGRQPNGVISFSYAFHERNNDDDHSSDGEPVAPPCPTAPSAVALPPPTTAAAPRLYPAIEWPLTEHIPIYPPVTSSETITVAGMQYYPPPPPATPVEPVAVYSPSQETSACGVYPAAGEPASSLYPAVGLAAVSCYPPAPPPPYGVGCGYAAAPGWDDRCFYS
- the LOC133922071 gene encoding probable magnesium transporter NIPA8 isoform X1, which codes for MGDWVIGALINIVGSVAINFGTNLLKLGHDQREKLSAINNSEGNVKFVPKSVMHFQTWRIGILFFAIGNCLNFMSFAYAAQSLLAALGSIQFVSNIAFAYFVLNKTISVKVMVATTFIVFGNIFLVSFGNHQSPVYTPEQLIAKYSNLVFVLYCMSLVFVVAFNHYLYRSGENIISNSSKDTGTYWRTMLPFSYAVVSGAVGSCSVLFAKSLSNMLRLTMSSRYQFHSWFTYSILLLFLCTAGFWMARLNEGLSLFDAILIVPMFQIAWTFFSIFTGFVYFQEYQVFDTLRIVMFVLGMTFVFIGISLLAPDDSKAPDTKDGSSATQDPVIDTNRIGKMQMEETEVDDTNSFVASVKIKVKHVLSKAKSACSMLLGLGEETISASSVLAMPMVSSRTTGFRGNDRSKYVPLRTTDWNSL
- the LOC133922071 gene encoding probable magnesium transporter NIPA8 isoform X3; translated protein: MGDWVIGALINIVGSVAINFGTNLLKLGHDQREKLSAINNSEGNVKFVPKSVMHFQTWRIGILFFAIGNCLNFMSFAYAAQSLLAALGSIQFVSNIAFAYFVLNKTISVKYSHGSHNFYRLWQHILSFLRQPSITWSGENIISNSSKDTGTYWRTMLPFSYAVVSGAVGSCSVLFAKSLSNMLRLTMSSRYQFHSWFTYSILLLFLCTAGFWMARLNEGLSLFDAILIVPMFQIAWTFFSIFTGFVYFQEYQVFDTLRIVMFVLGMTFVFIGISLLAPDDSKAPDTKDGSSATQDPVIDTNRIGKMQMEETEVDDTNSFVASVKIKVKHVLSKAKSACSMLLGLGEETISASSVLAMPMVSSRTTGFRGNDRSKYVPLRTTDWNSL
- the LOC133922071 gene encoding probable magnesium transporter NIPA8 isoform X2, with product MAAHPALEFSQREKLSAINNSEGNVKFVPKSVMHFQTWRIGILFFAIGNCLNFMSFAYAAQSLLAALGSIQFVSNIAFAYFVLNKTISVKVMVATTFIVFGNIFLVSFGNHQSPVYTPEQLIAKYSNLVFVLYCMSLVFVVAFNHYLYRSGENIISNSSKDTGTYWRTMLPFSYAVVSGAVGSCSVLFAKSLSNMLRLTMSSRYQFHSWFTYSILLLFLCTAGFWMARLNEGLSLFDAILIVPMFQIAWTFFSIFTGFVYFQEYQVFDTLRIVMFVLGMTFVFIGISLLAPDDSKAPDTKDGSSATQDPVIDTNRIGKMQMEETEVDDTNSFVASVKIKVKHVLSKAKSACSMLLGLGEETISASSVLAMPMVSSRTTGFRGNDRSKYVPLRTTDWNSL